A window from Luteibacter flocculans encodes these proteins:
- a CDS encoding fimbrial biogenesis chaperone gives MPGISLTARRLGCAAAVVAYATGGTTHASVVMNSTRYVYAADAKEITVKVSNVGKLPALMQAWIDDGNNASTPEHIDVPFNLTPPISRLEAGKSQTLRVSYTGGVLPNDRESQFWINVLEVPPKPQDSGDTSKMQLAFRYRLKLFYRPKGLAGSADLAPEKLVWRRGADGVLGVDNPTPFYVTLNEARVSVAGDDIEIEPFAIAPNAHVDVKPAKPVPTADRVEVHYRSINDYGGFVPHTKAIKSP, from the coding sequence ATGCCAGGAATTTCCCTTACGGCTCGCCGCCTCGGCTGCGCCGCGGCCGTGGTCGCCTACGCCACCGGCGGCACCACGCACGCCAGCGTAGTCATGAACTCGACCCGCTATGTCTACGCGGCCGATGCCAAAGAAATCACGGTGAAGGTGAGTAACGTCGGCAAACTGCCAGCATTGATGCAGGCCTGGATCGACGACGGCAACAACGCGTCCACGCCCGAGCACATCGACGTTCCGTTCAACCTCACACCACCGATTTCCCGCCTTGAAGCGGGTAAGTCGCAGACGCTGCGCGTGTCGTACACGGGTGGCGTGTTGCCGAATGATCGCGAATCGCAGTTCTGGATCAACGTGCTGGAGGTGCCGCCGAAGCCTCAGGACAGTGGCGATACGAGCAAGATGCAGCTCGCGTTTCGCTACCGGCTCAAATTGTTCTACCGGCCCAAGGGTCTCGCCGGCTCCGCTGATCTGGCTCCCGAGAAGCTCGTGTGGCGTCGCGGTGCGGACGGCGTCTTGGGTGTGGACAATCCCACACCGTTTTACGTCACGCTCAACGAGGCGCGGGTCTCGGTGGCCGGCGACGATATCGAGATCGAACCGTTCGCTATCGCTCCGAACGCGCACGTCGATGTAAAGCCTGCGAAGCCCGTGCCCACGGCCGATCGCGTGGAAGTGCATTACCGCAGCATCAATGACTACGGCGGCTTCGTCCCGCATACCAAGGCGATCAAAAGCCCATGA
- a CDS encoding fimbria/pilus outer membrane usher protein, whose translation MSRRSCSPIRLARRPLAVALALLGPAIARAAIDPVSPDPSPGPAAPQATFNADFIQTAGGSLDLSRFERGNVTLAGIYRPSVLVNGEAVPGTRDIAFRQVANSENAQPCLDRSMLMRFGLDPEKLVARTKDDGSVRPLSDLPICGNLAAYIPGATLDFDDAEQVLRITIPQAFMVSRARGYVSPEFWDQGEQAAMLNYNVNTFHVRRDGQRSTQSFMGLNAGANVGGWRLRHAGSLSLREGESRWRNTQVYAQHDLTAARAQLTLGEAYTNGQILDSVRIRGVGIVSDQRMLPASQRGYAPVIRGVAESNAQVTVRQGGYAIYSTTVAPGAFEIDDLYPTGYGSDLEVVITEADGRTKRILVPYTAVPQMLREGTTRFGVWAGQVADNSIADTPFVFQGTVQHGVTTNTTLYGGATASNSYASGLLGAAFNLPFGAVAVDVTSSRAAFRRDGLRRGISTRVRYSRSLPSTGTNFGLAAQRFSTRDYLNVTDAARLRSRLRRGVTGDPVGGERSRFDANIGQSLGPGQLSLTGSVVDYWGSRSRGIDYTVGYGGSWRTVSYNVSVQRSRIGDLFVSSPGSRRRDGTDTTFYVSLSVPLGAAPASPNLGLSYNRGSDGAGNIQTRLSGPLGGNEDLTYTLAAGRSESAAGRTSHTESANLAYRTYAGSYRAGVSRGSRGSTQYSLGATGAIVAHRDGVTLAQELGETNVIVHAPGAAGARIESHAGVRLDRHGNAVVRGLMPYQLNTVSIDPRGASHDVALESTTEAVAPRAGAFARVDYRTSVAEALLIHATQPDGTPLPFGASVYDRDGQAVGVVGQGSKIFARGALAGARLRVQWGDDDGNACHIVIPDSLDTLETHGLHRSLRASCTLPTEGLAMKKAA comes from the coding sequence ATGAGCCGTCGATCATGCTCCCCCATCCGGCTGGCTCGCCGCCCGCTGGCCGTGGCGCTCGCCTTGCTCGGGCCTGCCATCGCGCGAGCGGCCATCGATCCGGTCAGTCCGGACCCCTCACCCGGCCCGGCTGCTCCGCAGGCGACCTTCAATGCCGATTTCATCCAGACCGCCGGTGGATCGCTTGACCTGTCGCGCTTCGAACGTGGCAACGTCACGCTCGCGGGCATCTATCGGCCCAGTGTCCTGGTCAACGGCGAGGCCGTGCCGGGTACGCGCGACATCGCCTTCCGCCAGGTGGCAAACAGCGAGAATGCCCAGCCGTGCCTGGATCGCAGCATGCTCATGCGCTTCGGCCTCGATCCCGAAAAGCTCGTTGCCCGAACGAAAGACGACGGTAGCGTGCGCCCGTTGAGCGACCTGCCGATCTGTGGAAATCTGGCGGCTTACATTCCGGGTGCCACCTTGGATTTCGACGACGCCGAACAGGTGTTGCGCATCACGATTCCGCAGGCATTTATGGTGTCGCGGGCGCGCGGCTATGTCAGTCCGGAATTCTGGGACCAGGGCGAGCAGGCCGCGATGCTCAACTACAACGTGAACACCTTTCACGTCCGCCGTGATGGGCAGCGGTCGACCCAGAGCTTCATGGGCCTCAACGCCGGGGCCAACGTGGGCGGATGGCGCCTGCGTCATGCCGGGTCGTTGTCCCTGCGCGAAGGCGAGAGCCGTTGGCGCAATACCCAGGTATACGCCCAGCACGACCTGACCGCCGCGCGTGCTCAGTTGACCCTTGGCGAGGCCTATACGAATGGCCAGATTCTCGACAGCGTGCGTATCCGCGGTGTCGGCATCGTCAGCGATCAGCGCATGCTTCCCGCATCCCAGCGGGGCTACGCCCCCGTCATCCGCGGCGTGGCGGAAAGCAACGCGCAGGTGACCGTGCGCCAGGGCGGCTACGCCATCTACAGCACGACGGTGGCGCCCGGTGCATTCGAAATCGACGACCTCTATCCGACCGGCTATGGAAGCGACCTGGAAGTCGTGATTACCGAAGCGGACGGACGTACGAAGCGCATTCTCGTGCCGTATACCGCCGTGCCGCAGATGCTGCGCGAAGGCACCACACGGTTTGGTGTCTGGGCTGGCCAGGTGGCGGACAACAGCATCGCCGACACGCCGTTCGTCTTCCAAGGCACGGTGCAGCACGGTGTCACGACGAACACCACGTTGTATGGCGGTGCCACGGCATCGAACAGTTATGCATCGGGTCTTCTTGGCGCTGCGTTCAACCTTCCGTTCGGTGCCGTCGCCGTCGACGTGACGAGTTCACGCGCGGCGTTCCGGCGGGACGGATTGCGTCGCGGTATCAGTACTCGCGTTCGTTATTCGCGTTCCTTGCCCTCGACGGGCACGAATTTCGGTCTCGCGGCGCAGCGCTTCTCGACCCGCGACTATCTCAATGTCACCGATGCGGCGCGCCTGCGCAGCCGCCTCCGCCGTGGCGTGACCGGCGACCCCGTGGGCGGTGAGCGCAGTCGCTTCGACGCAAACATCGGCCAATCGCTTGGGCCGGGACAGCTCTCGCTCACGGGTTCCGTCGTCGACTACTGGGGCAGCCGTTCGCGCGGTATCGACTACACCGTGGGCTACGGCGGTAGCTGGCGTACGGTGTCGTACAACGTGTCGGTGCAACGCTCGCGTATCGGCGACCTGTTTGTCTCTTCGCCAGGCAGCAGACGCCGCGACGGTACGGATACCACCTTCTACGTGTCGCTGTCGGTACCGCTGGGCGCCGCGCCTGCGTCGCCGAACCTCGGTCTTTCCTACAACCGCGGGAGCGATGGCGCTGGAAACATCCAGACTCGGCTCAGCGGGCCGCTGGGCGGCAATGAGGATCTCACCTATACGTTGGCCGCGGGGCGCTCGGAATCGGCAGCCGGACGCACCTCGCATACGGAGAGTGCGAACCTTGCCTATCGCACCTATGCAGGCAGCTATCGGGCCGGCGTGAGCCGGGGCAGTCGTGGTAGCACCCAATATTCCCTGGGTGCCACCGGCGCCATCGTGGCCCACCGCGATGGTGTCACCCTGGCTCAGGAACTCGGCGAGACGAACGTCATCGTGCATGCGCCCGGTGCGGCTGGAGCGCGCATCGAAAGCCATGCCGGCGTGCGTCTCGATCGGCACGGCAATGCCGTGGTGCGCGGGCTCATGCCGTATCAGCTCAACACGGTGTCGATCGACCCGCGTGGCGCGTCTCACGACGTTGCGCTGGAAAGCACGACCGAGGCGGTGGCGCCACGCGCCGGTGCATTTGCTCGTGTCGACTACCGCACGTCGGTCGCAGAAGCCTTGCTCATCCACGCGACGCAGCCGGACGGCACACCGCTGCCCTTCGGCGCTTCGGTGTACGACCGTGACGGGCAAGCCGTCGGCGTGGTCGGCCAGGGCAGCAAGATATTCGCCCGCGGCGCCCTGGCGGGCGCTCGGCTCAGAGTCCAGTGGGGCGATGACGACGGCAACGCCTGCCACATCGTCATTCCGGATTCACTCGACACGCTCGAAACGCACGGGTTGCACCGCTCGCTGCGCGCGTCTTGCACGTTACCCACGGAGGGCCTTGCGATGAAGAAAGCCGCCTAG
- the trbB gene encoding P-type conjugative transfer ATPase TrbB: protein MEQIQDGGPAAVVRERAREKLVRDLGDVFMHAFNDPRTVEIMLNADNRLWQERLGEGMRCIGTMRPSQSEAVIKTTAGYYGKEITRLNPVLESEFPLDGSRFAAQLPPIVGGPTFALRKKAVAIFGLADYVASGTMTATQRDELIKAIHGHRNILVTGGTGSGKTTLINAIIREMVEANADERVFIIEDTGEIQCLAQNFVQYRTSFEVSMTQLLRTSLRMRPDRILVGEVRGPEALDLLMAWNTGHEGGAATLHANDARAGLSRLAMLISMHRDAPRPIEPLIGEAVHLLVHIARTPGGRRVQEIVAVDGYENGRYVLRNL from the coding sequence ATGGAACAGATACAAGACGGCGGGCCCGCTGCCGTAGTGAGGGAGCGCGCTCGCGAAAAGCTGGTGCGCGACCTCGGCGACGTCTTCATGCATGCATTCAACGACCCGCGAACGGTCGAGATCATGCTTAACGCAGACAACCGGCTTTGGCAGGAACGGCTGGGCGAGGGCATGCGCTGCATCGGCACGATGCGCCCGAGCCAGTCCGAAGCCGTCATCAAAACCACCGCGGGTTATTACGGCAAGGAAATCACTCGCCTCAATCCGGTCCTTGAGTCGGAGTTCCCGCTCGACGGATCACGCTTCGCGGCGCAGCTTCCACCGATTGTCGGTGGCCCCACGTTCGCGCTGCGCAAGAAGGCCGTCGCCATCTTCGGCCTCGCCGATTACGTCGCCAGCGGCACGATGACCGCCACGCAGCGCGACGAGCTGATCAAGGCAATTCATGGGCATCGGAACATCCTCGTCACCGGAGGCACGGGCTCAGGCAAGACCACGCTCATCAACGCGATCATCCGCGAGATGGTCGAAGCCAACGCCGACGAGCGGGTCTTCATCATCGAGGACACGGGCGAGATCCAATGCCTGGCCCAAAACTTCGTGCAGTATCGCACCTCGTTCGAAGTGAGCATGACCCAGCTTCTTCGCACATCGCTGCGCATGCGACCTGACCGCATCCTCGTCGGCGAGGTGCGTGGCCCCGAAGCGTTGGACCTGCTGATGGCGTGGAACACCGGGCATGAAGGCGGCGCCGCAACGCTACATGCCAACGACGCGCGCGCCGGGCTGTCGCGCTTGGCCATGCTCATCAGCATGCACCGCGACGCGCCCCGTCCCATCGAGCCCTTGATTGGGGAGGCCGTCCACCTCCTCGTCCACATCGCGCGTACCCCCGGTGGCCGCCGCGTCCAGGAAATCGTCGCCGTCGATGGCTACGAGAACGGACGTTACGTGCTGCGAAATCTTTGA
- a CDS encoding fimbrial protein translates to MNLKALTSALLIAGLAAPSAFAADTGTITFTGSIVNVTCSISGGTPNTDDPNFTVNIGPVNAADFSGIGDYAGTTGFRIYVGKSGETTCTDGTKVWAQFVPGPTVDPSTGGLITTGGATGVQLRLFNRDGEAIDAWSDDQKVVKETVANNQAVLAHAVAYQQTGNVAAGAANSSVVYSVRFEP, encoded by the coding sequence ATGAACCTCAAGGCACTTACCTCCGCCCTGCTGATTGCAGGGCTGGCCGCTCCTTCCGCATTCGCCGCCGACACGGGCACGATCACCTTCACGGGTTCGATCGTTAACGTCACCTGCTCGATCAGCGGCGGTACCCCGAATACGGACGATCCCAACTTCACGGTCAACATCGGTCCGGTCAACGCGGCGGACTTCTCCGGTATTGGCGACTACGCCGGCACCACGGGCTTCCGTATCTACGTGGGTAAGAGCGGCGAAACCACCTGCACCGACGGCACCAAGGTGTGGGCGCAGTTCGTACCGGGCCCGACGGTCGATCCGTCGACCGGTGGCCTGATCACGACGGGTGGCGCGACCGGCGTGCAGCTGCGTCTCTTCAACCGTGATGGCGAGGCAATCGACGCCTGGAGCGACGATCAGAAGGTTGTGAAAGAAACCGTCGCGAACAACCAGGCGGTCCTCGCGCACGCCGTGGCGTACCAGCAGACCGGCAACGTCGCGGCAGGCGCGGCGAACAGCTCGGTGGTGTACTCGGTGCGCTTCGAGCCCTAA
- a CDS encoding sugar porter family MFS transporter, with protein sequence MDAVVKKEIQAAHPRAAIVTTCILAALAGLMFGLDIGVISGATQFIQADFKVSDRTIEWIVSSMMAGAAMGALAAGWMSAALGRKRSLILAGVLFIAGSLFCAVAGSATILIVARFVLGLAIGVATFTAPLYLAEVAPEKIRGAMISTYQLMITTGILLAFLSDTAFSSSGNWRWMLGVIAVPGVLFLAGLFFLPDSPRWLLLRGRRQDAEVVLARLRGDEGAVRKEIDDIEEQLKTRQHGWSMFRENRNFRRSVGLGVLLQAMQQFTGMNVVMYYAPRIFKDMGYDTHAQMWFTAAVGLTNVLATLIAFAFVDRLGRKPILYAGFAIMAVGLGVVGTMMGLGINSRGEQFFTVGMLLLFIVGFAMSAGPLIWTLCSEVQPLQGRDFGIACSTFTNWVTNMIVGATFLTLLSGIGNAQTFWLYAALNGIFIGITLWLVPETKNVTLEQIERNLMSGKPLRKIGQ encoded by the coding sequence TCGGCCTGGACATCGGTGTGATCTCGGGCGCCACACAGTTCATCCAGGCCGACTTCAAAGTGTCGGATCGCACCATCGAGTGGATCGTCAGCTCCATGATGGCGGGTGCCGCCATGGGCGCACTGGCAGCGGGTTGGATGTCCGCGGCGCTGGGCCGCAAGCGCTCGCTGATTCTTGCGGGTGTGCTGTTCATTGCCGGCTCTCTGTTCTGTGCGGTCGCGGGATCGGCGACGATTCTTATCGTTGCGCGCTTCGTGCTCGGTCTCGCAATCGGTGTGGCGACCTTTACGGCACCGCTGTATCTGGCGGAGGTCGCGCCGGAGAAGATCCGCGGCGCGATGATCTCGACCTACCAGTTGATGATCACCACGGGCATTCTTTTGGCGTTTCTCTCCGATACGGCGTTCAGCAGCTCTGGAAACTGGCGCTGGATGCTCGGGGTCATCGCGGTGCCCGGTGTGCTCTTTCTCGCCGGCCTGTTCTTCCTTCCCGACAGCCCGCGCTGGCTGTTGCTGCGCGGACGCCGGCAGGATGCAGAAGTCGTGCTCGCGCGTCTGCGCGGTGACGAAGGCGCGGTCCGCAAGGAGATCGACGATATCGAGGAGCAACTCAAGACGCGCCAGCATGGCTGGAGCATGTTCCGCGAGAACCGCAACTTCCGCCGCTCGGTAGGCCTGGGCGTACTGCTCCAGGCCATGCAGCAATTCACTGGCATGAACGTGGTGATGTATTACGCACCGCGTATCTTCAAGGACATGGGCTACGACACGCATGCGCAGATGTGGTTTACCGCGGCGGTCGGTCTCACCAACGTACTCGCTACCTTGATTGCCTTCGCCTTCGTCGATCGCCTTGGACGCAAGCCCATTCTTTATGCAGGCTTCGCGATCATGGCGGTCGGCCTCGGCGTCGTCGGCACGATGATGGGTCTGGGCATCAACTCGCGCGGTGAACAGTTCTTCACCGTGGGCATGCTGCTGCTCTTCATCGTGGGGTTTGCGATGTCGGCAGGACCGCTGATCTGGACTCTGTGTTCGGAGGTGCAGCCGCTCCAGGGGCGCGACTTTGGCATCGCCTGTTCCACGTTCACCAACTGGGTGACGAACATGATCGTGGGTGCAACCTTCCTCACGTTGTTGAGTGGCATCGGCAATGCGCAGACCTTCTGGTTGTACGCGGCACTCAATGGGATCTTCATTGGCATCACGCTCTGGCTGGTGCCGGAGACGAAGAACGTGACGCTCGAGCAGATCGAGCGCAATCTCATGAGCGGCAAGCCACTGCGCAAAATTGGCCAGTAA